In one Thermosipho ferrireducens genomic region, the following are encoded:
- the hup gene encoding DNA-binding protein HU — MSKKELVNAVAEKVTGLKKKDIKVVVDAVFEAISEALAKGEKVQLVDFGTFEVRKAAARTGVNPRTREKIKIPARKVPKFKPGKALKEKVNK, encoded by the coding sequence ATGAGTAAAAAGGAACTTGTTAATGCAGTGGCTGAAAAGGTAACGGGGTTAAAGAAGAAAGATATTAAAGTAGTTGTAGATGCTGTTTTTGAAGCTATTTCTGAGGCACTTGCTAAGGGGGAGAAAGTTCAGCTTGTAGATTTTGGTACATTTGAAGTAAGAAAAGCAGCTGCAAGAACTGGTGTAAATCCAAGAACAAGAGAGAAAATTAAAATTCCTGCAAGAAAGGTTCCAAAGTTTAAACCAGGTAAGGCATTGAAGGAAAAAGTAAACAAATAA
- a CDS encoding shikimate kinase has translation MPLYVTGLPGSGKSAVGEILKGDFGYDVIDFDDLISVELQKGFNRVLRDNGFVELQHVEGRLLKRFKKFDKKIVVCLGVVSNISLFEGKIVYIKISKDKFIQRIKKVSQKIKDMEKIYENVHKVFSQHADLVISSENKTKFEIARIIDDFYRREFNK, from the coding sequence TTGCCGTTGTATGTTACAGGACTTCCAGGCTCTGGAAAGTCGGCTGTGGGAGAGATTTTAAAAGGAGATTTTGGCTATGATGTAATAGATTTTGATGATCTTATTTCAGTGGAACTTCAAAAAGGATTCAACAGAGTTCTTAGAGATAACGGTTTTGTGGAACTTCAGCACGTTGAGGGACGTTTATTAAAGCGATTCAAAAAGTTTGACAAAAAGATAGTTGTTTGTCTGGGTGTTGTTTCCAACATAAGTCTGTTTGAAGGAAAAATAGTATATATAAAAATTTCCAAAGATAAATTTATTCAGAGAATAAAAAAGGTATCTCAAAAAATAAAAGATATGGAAAAGATATACGAAAATGTTCACAAAGTATTTTCTCAACACGCTGATCTGGTAATTTCTTCTGAAAATAAGACAAAATTCGAAATAGCAAGGATTATCGACGATTTTTATCGACGAGAGTTTAATAAGTAA
- a CDS encoding secondary thiamine-phosphate synthase enzyme YjbQ has product MVYTLEVNTTARNQFVDITADIERLIREAGINSGICIIFVPHTTAGITINENADPSVKRDLENTLKKIVPPNWGYTHLEGNSDSHVKSSLIGPSISLIVENGQLLLGTWQGIYFCEFDGPRRRKVYVKILKG; this is encoded by the coding sequence GTGGTTTACACTTTGGAAGTTAATACCACTGCCAGAAACCAGTTTGTTGATATAACAGCTGATATAGAACGTTTAATAAGAGAAGCGGGAATTAATTCAGGAATATGTATAATTTTTGTTCCACATACCACCGCAGGTATAACTATTAATGAAAATGCAGATCCTTCAGTAAAGAGAGATTTAGAAAACACTTTAAAAAAGATTGTACCTCCAAACTGGGGTTATACGCATCTTGAGGGAAATTCCGACTCTCATGTAAAATCTTCGCTAATAGGTCCAAGTATAAGTTTAATAGTAGAAAACGGACAATTACTGCTTGGAACGTGGCAGGGGATCTATTTTTGTGAGTTTGATGGACCAAGGCGAAGAAAAGTATATGTAAAAATATTAAAGGGATAA
- the glyA gene encoding serine hydroxymethyltransferase — MWKHVKNTDPEIYEVILKEWERQEYGLELIASENFASLAVIEAMGSLLTNKYAEGYPGRRYYGGCEWVDVAEKLARDRAKQLFNVKYANVQPHSGSQANMGAYFAIAETGATLMGMSLSHGGHLTHGAEVNFSGRIYKVVPYGVDPETEVINYDQVRDIALTHKPKIIVAGGSAYSRIIDFKKFREIADEVGAYLVVDMAHFAGLVAAGIYPNPAEYAHIVTSTTHKTLRGPRGGMILTNDKDLYKAINKSIFPGIQGGPLMHVIAAKAVCFKEALTEEFKEYQKQVVKNAKTLAKELEKRGLRIVSGGTDTHLMLVDLTPINVTGKAAEIALGKCHITVNKNTIPNETRSPFIASGIRLGTPALTTRGMKEAEMEEIAELIVTVLKNVKDEEGNVDESVIEKVSAQVLNLCKKFPLYEGKITLS, encoded by the coding sequence ATGTGGAAACATGTAAAAAACACAGATCCTGAAATATACGAAGTTATCCTGAAAGAATGGGAAAGACAGGAATACGGTTTAGAACTTATCGCCTCAGAAAATTTCGCATCTTTAGCGGTAATAGAAGCCATGGGAAGTTTACTTACCAACAAATACGCAGAAGGATATCCAGGAAGAAGATATTACGGTGGCTGTGAATGGGTGGACGTTGCCGAAAAATTAGCAAGAGATAGAGCTAAACAACTTTTCAACGTAAAATACGCAAATGTACAACCACATTCAGGTTCACAGGCAAATATGGGGGCCTATTTCGCCATAGCCGAAACAGGTGCCACACTTATGGGAATGTCACTTAGCCACGGAGGACATCTCACCCATGGTGCAGAAGTCAATTTTTCAGGAAGAATTTATAAAGTCGTTCCATATGGTGTTGATCCTGAAACAGAAGTGATTAATTATGACCAGGTACGTGATATTGCCTTAACTCACAAACCAAAAATAATAGTTGCAGGTGGAAGTGCTTATTCTCGAATAATTGATTTTAAAAAGTTCAGAGAAATAGCAGACGAAGTAGGCGCCTATCTTGTTGTTGACATGGCCCATTTTGCAGGGCTCGTGGCTGCTGGAATCTATCCTAATCCTGCAGAATATGCCCACATAGTTACAAGTACAACTCATAAAACTCTAAGAGGTCCAAGAGGCGGTATGATTCTTACAAACGATAAAGACTTATACAAAGCCATTAATAAAAGTATATTCCCTGGAATTCAAGGCGGACCACTCATGCATGTAATAGCCGCCAAAGCTGTTTGTTTCAAGGAAGCTCTCACAGAAGAATTTAAAGAGTATCAAAAGCAGGTGGTTAAAAACGCTAAAACACTTGCAAAAGAACTTGAAAAGCGCGGACTAAGAATAGTATCTGGTGGTACAGATACACACTTAATGCTTGTTGATTTAACTCCTATAAATGTTACAGGAAAGGCTGCTGAAATTGCTCTTGGAAAATGCCACATTACAGTAAACAAAAATACTATTCCAAATGAAACACGTTCTCCATTCATAGCAAGTGGAATAAGACTCGGAACTCCCGCTCTTACTACAAGAGGAATGAAAGAAGCAGAAATGGAGGAAATTGCAGAATTGATCGTAACTGTTCTTAAAAATGTAAAAGACGAGGAAGGAAATGTCGACGAATCAGTCATAGAAAAAGTTTCCGCTCAAGTCCTGAATCTCTGTAAAAAATTCCCGTTGTATGAGGGAAAAATAACCCTGAGTTAA
- the fliS gene encoding flagellar export chaperone FliS yields MDYTEQMVRTASPAKLIELLYVRAIELLEQAGKSIDERNFVEANEAITKCQDIITELNLSLDMQKGGEIAQNLRALYNYMFRVLVDANVKKDKKLLEEVRSLVSELLEVWREAMKKIGNTANQLPDPNRPRLNVSL; encoded by the coding sequence ATGGATTATACAGAACAAATGGTAAGAACTGCAAGCCCTGCAAAACTTATAGAACTTCTTTACGTTAGAGCTATAGAGTTATTAGAGCAGGCTGGTAAATCTATCGATGAGAGGAATTTTGTTGAAGCAAATGAAGCTATTACAAAGTGTCAGGATATAATTACAGAATTAAATCTTTCTCTTGATATGCAAAAAGGTGGAGAGATAGCCCAGAACTTACGTGCGCTTTACAATTATATGTTCAGAGTGCTTGTTGATGCCAATGTGAAAAAAGATAAAAAATTACTGGAAGAGGTGCGCTCACTTGTATCAGAGCTTTTGGAAGTGTGGCGTGAAGCTATGAAAAAGATAGGAAACACAGCTAACCAGCTTCCTGATCCAAATAGGCCAAGACTCAATGTGAGTTTGTAA